From Acidobacteriota bacterium:
AATGAACATCACCCGCTTCTCGGACCTGGCCCTGCGCCTTCTTATGTATCTTGGCAGCCGTGCCGAACCTATGCAGGCCACGGTCACGGTTCGAGAAGTGGCGACGCTCTTCAATGTCCCTTACACGCACCTTGTTAAGGTGGTGCATCAACTAGGTCAGCGGGGATTGCTCATCACCACCAAGGGTGCGAGAGGCGGCCTGCGTCTCGCACGTTCTGCCGAAACCATCCGTCTGGGCGAGATTCTCCGCATCACCGAATTCTCGGACGCCGTCATCGACTGCAGCGCGCAACAGTGCCCGCTCACCGGAGCCTGTCTGCTCAAGGGAGCGCTCGACAGCGCCTATGCGGCATTCCTTGACACCCTCGACAACTACACGCTCGCCGAAGTCGCACGCACACCGCGGCTACAGAAGCTCGTCACGCTGAAGCTCTAGCCGTACCTTCATGCAGGAGACTCAACCCGAACGCTCTTCGCGAAAAGACGCTCTCATCGGAACAAGGTGTTCCTGAGCGGAGCGCAGCGGAGAGCCTGCCCTGAGCGAAGTCGAATGGGAAGGACCTGTATTTCGCCCGTTACGCTACGAATACACGCACTACGCCTTCGTCCCGCAGGCCTCGCACTGGCACACGCGCCGCAGGTACTCCCACGAGTAGATGCCTGCCTCGTGCCCGTCCGTCCACTTGAACTTCAGAGCATACTTTCCAACGGGAGTCACCTCTGCGGGACGCACCGGAGGCTCGTACATCGGCAGCAGCGTCTGCGATTTGGGCTTCGCTTCACCGGGCTTGCGCCCGCTGTGCTCGCGCTCTTCGTGGCACGTCGCGCAGGGGCAGGCATCTCTCAGCCAGGCGAACGTCCACGTACTCCGGTGCCCGTCCTTCCAATCGATCTCCATGCCCGTGCCCTCGGTCTTGTGTACGCGCACCTTCGCCGGAGTGACGGCTTGTGCCGGCAGCTTCTTGTCTGCCGTCGCGTCCTGACGCGCCTCTTCCGCGCTTACAATTCGTATTCCTTCATGACTCATGTTTCAGCTTCTTTCTTCGTTCTCCGACTGGAAACGATGCTCAGGCCAGTCCATTTCTCCAGAAAAAGTACGCTGCCATTGCGCAGCCTGTAATCACCACAATGGCGCGGAGCACATTGGGGTTCATCCGTCGCGAGTACTGCGCGCCCACGTATCCGCCAGCGCCTGCAAATACCATCGAGATCAGGCAATACCTCCACATAATGGCACCGCTCGCAACGAACGTCAGTACCGCGCAAAAATTTGATGTGCAGGCCGCCAGCACCTTCAGGGAGTTCAGCGCGTGCATCTCCTCCACGCCAAACAGCGCCAGCGCTGTCATGATCAGGAACCCCGCGCCCGCGCCAAAATATCCGATATAAAAGCACACCGGCAGCAGCGCAAAGAACAGCGGCACGACTGCCGGGCGGTGCGGAACGTGTGGCTCCGCCGAGCGTCGCCGCAGCCAGCGCGACACCGGCCCGCTCAATCCGAAGAGCAGGGAAGCCACCAGCAGCAGCCACGGCACCAGATGAAGAAAGGTCAGTTGCCGCGTCTTCAGCAGAACAACAGCCCCGCTCACGCCGCCAGCAACGGAAGCGCTAAGGACCACCGGAAGCAGGTCGCGTCGCAGGTCGTCTCGCAGAGTTGCTACCGAGGTCAACTGCCCCGGCCACAGCGCGACGGTGTTGGTGGCGTTCGCCTGTATCGGAAGCACGCCGACGCCGAGCATCGCGGGAAACGACAGGAACGATCCGCCTCCTGCCATCGCATTCATCACGCCGGCGATCAACGAAGCGGTTACCAGCCAGGCGTACCGCCAATGCGAGATGAATTCGAAGGCCATTCATCTTCCATTGTATCGACCGCAGGAATCAGGGATGCTGCTTGGCCGTTCAGGGCAGCGTGAAGCAGCCATGTTAAGGGCACGGCTTCTGCCGTGCCGAAGGAGTTCATTTAAGGATGCGGCTTTGGCCGCTGGGGGTAAAGCTTTAATCTACGCTGTCCGGATCTCCGGTGTTGCCGCAATCAGCTCCTGCGTGTACGTCTGTTGCGGTTTGCCGCACACGCTCTGGCACTCGCCAATCTCCACCAGTCGACCTCTCTGCATGACCGCCACACGGTCGCACAGATACCGTACCAGCGGCATCGAGTGCGAGATAAACAGATACGTCAGTCCATAGCGCAGTTGAAGCTCGCGCAGCAGATTCACCACCTGCGCTCCCACGCTTACGTCCAGCGCGCTGATGGGCTCGTCCAGCACGATAAACTCCGGCCGCAGCGCCAGCGCGCGGGCGATGTTGACCCTCTGGCGCTGCCCTCCGCTGAACTCATGGGGATAGCGCTCCAGCGCGCTCTCATCCAGCCCAACCTCGCTCAGCATCTCGCTCAGCCGTTCCGCAGGGCATCGCTCTCCATGAATTGCGAATGGCTCGGTCAGAATATCTCTCACCCGCATCCGAGGGTTCAGCGCCGCAAACGGGTCCTGAAAGACCACCTGCATCCTGCGCCGCAATACCCGCAGTTCACTCGCCGACACCGTCAGAAGATTTCGTCCGTCATAGCGCACCTCGCCGGACGTCGGTTCAATCAACCGCAACAGCATGCGCCCCACTGTGCTCTTGCCCGAGCCGGACTCCCCCACCAGGCCCAGCGTCTCTCCGCGCGCAATCGCAAACGAGACATTGTCCACGACCCGCGCTCCCGCGTCATACTCCTTAATAAGGCCCTTCGCTTCGAC
This genomic window contains:
- a CDS encoding DUF971 domain-containing protein; its protein translation is MSHEGIRIVSAEEARQDATADKKLPAQAVTPAKVRVHKTEGTGMEIDWKDGHRSTWTFAWLRDACPCATCHEEREHSGRKPGEAKPKSQTLLPMYEPPVRPAEVTPVGKYALKFKWTDGHEAGIYSWEYLRRVCQCEACGTKA
- a CDS encoding Rrf2 family transcriptional regulator, producing MNITRFSDLALRLLMYLGSRAEPMQATVTVREVATLFNVPYTHLVKVVHQLGQRGLLITTKGARGGLRLARSAETIRLGEILRITEFSDAVIDCSAQQCPLTGACLLKGALDSAYAAFLDTLDNYTLAEVARTPRLQKLVTLKL
- a CDS encoding ABC transporter ATP-binding protein, yielding MTNESGSPLVEAKGLIKEYDAGARVVDNVSFAIARGETLGLVGESGSGKSTVGRMLLRLIEPTSGEVRYDGRNLLTVSASELRVLRRRMQVVFQDPFAALNPRMRVRDILTEPFAIHGERCPAERLSEMLSEVGLDESALERYPHEFSGGQRQRVNIARALALRPEFIVLDEPISALDVSVGAQVVNLLRELQLRYGLTYLFISHSMPLVRYLCDRVAVMQRGRLVEIGECQSVCGKPQQTYTQELIAATPEIRTA
- a CDS encoding sulfite exporter TauE/SafE family protein, with translation MAFEFISHWRYAWLVTASLIAGVMNAMAGGGSFLSFPAMLGVGVLPIQANATNTVALWPGQLTSVATLRDDLRRDLLPVVLSASVAGGVSGAVVLLKTRQLTFLHLVPWLLLVASLLFGLSGPVSRWLRRRSAEPHVPHRPAVVPLFFALLPVCFYIGYFGAGAGFLIMTALALFGVEEMHALNSLKVLAACTSNFCAVLTFVASGAIMWRYCLISMVFAGAGGYVGAQYSRRMNPNVLRAIVVITGCAMAAYFFWRNGLA